One Tabrizicola piscis genomic region harbors:
- a CDS encoding methyltransferase family protein, with the protein MISGFGWAALALLFGYLALFFWGSALAAQAAGRPVWLFARATGRDRLAAIGFRAAFAFAFFGPLLWLAVPALHKVDPLWTEGRAVLLGLVGVFVAGLGAMVAFAAQMSMGSSWRVGVVGGETGDLVSGGLYRFSRNPTFVGQAALLAGVAMAVPSFPTILAPVLFLWSASAQVRSEEAALRMAIGPDYDRYAASVPRWIGRKSRAAE; encoded by the coding sequence ATGATCTCCGGTTTTGGCTGGGCCGCGCTGGCCCTTCTTTTCGGTTATCTGGCGCTGTTCTTCTGGGGCAGCGCCCTGGCCGCACAAGCGGCGGGGCGTCCGGTCTGGCTGTTTGCCCGTGCCACCGGGCGCGACCGGCTGGCGGCAATCGGTTTCCGCGCGGCCTTTGCATTCGCCTTCTTCGGGCCGCTCCTCTGGCTCGCCGTTCCCGCGCTCCACAAGGTTGACCCGCTCTGGACCGAGGGGCGTGCTGTCCTTCTAGGCTTGGTCGGGGTCTTTGTCGCAGGGCTTGGCGCGATGGTGGCCTTTGCCGCTCAGATGTCGATGGGATCATCCTGGCGCGTCGGCGTGGTCGGCGGCGAAACCGGCGATCTGGTCTCCGGCGGGCTTTACCGGTTCAGCCGCAACCCGACCTTTGTGGGACAAGCGGCACTGCTGGCAGGTGTTGCGATGGCGGTTCCCTCTTTCCCTACAATCCTCGCGCCAGTCCTGTTTCTCTGGTCGGCCAGCGCGCAAGTGCGGTCCGAAGAGGCCGCCCTGCGCATGGCAATCGGGCCCGACTATGATCGTTACGCCGCGTCGGTCCCACGCTGGATCGGCAGGAAGAGCAGGGCAGCAGAATGA
- a CDS encoding heavy metal translocating P-type ATPase, with amino-acid sequence MTMSEAARETSCDWTVTGMDCGSCATKIKDAVTRLPGVSGVEVGIMSERLRLTLDEGQTGRDKIEKTVRALGYEIAPRAAGAKKDFVLPGTQSVPEQSDMYEDHDHSAQAPAGHDHSGHDHGSKAASTKRDDSGHGSPGHVHDDPADRGKRWYQTAKGKLVIFTALLLGAAWVIEYLAPEIGKWAFVAACLIGVAPVAQRAFAALRMGQPFTIESLMTIAAVGALFINAAEEAALVVFLFAVGEVLEGVAAGKARDGIRALANLVPKTAQLVTGDSTREVPAASLSVGQTVLVRPGDRIPADGEIVDGTSGVDESPVTGESVPKTRGPGDAVFAGAINTEAALRVKVTKGPEDNTIARIIRLVEEAEEARAPTERFIDRFSRWYMPAIVAVAALVIVVPPLVFGQPWDTWVYRGLALLLIGCPCALVISVPASIASAMSTGARRGLLMKGGAVIEAAAKVDVVTFDKTGTLTHGRPQVTDLVPFGTTTEAELLAVAAGVETGSSHPLAIAILNKAKDAGVSALPSQDAKALMGKGVVATVGGAAAYVSSPRYAMEHGGLDGLGLRQATIFEEDGKTAVAVFREKAPLGLIAMRDEPRADAKDAVRQLTAMGVTAVILTGDNPRTAAAIAGGLGLKFEADMLPEDKLAYIREIGSKGGVMMIGDGINDAPALKQASVGVAMGSGTDVALETADAAILRDRVTDIPATIRLSRAAMANIRQNVTIALGLKAVFLVTSVFGLTGLWIAILADTGATVLVTLNALRLLRFNPEREG; translated from the coding sequence ATGACGATGTCGGAAGCTGCACGCGAAACATCCTGTGACTGGACGGTGACGGGCATGGACTGCGGGTCCTGCGCGACCAAGATCAAGGATGCGGTGACGCGCCTGCCGGGGGTAAGCGGCGTCGAGGTTGGCATCATGTCGGAACGCCTGCGCTTGACGCTGGATGAGGGACAAACCGGGCGGGACAAGATCGAGAAGACCGTCCGTGCGCTTGGCTATGAGATTGCGCCGCGCGCCGCCGGTGCGAAGAAGGACTTCGTTTTGCCGGGGACCCAATCCGTACCTGAGCAGAGCGACATGTATGAAGATCATGATCACTCCGCCCAAGCTCCCGCTGGCCACGATCATTCTGGTCACGACCACGGCTCTAAGGCGGCCAGCACCAAGCGCGACGATAGCGGTCACGGCAGCCCCGGCCACGTTCATGACGACCCCGCCGACCGGGGCAAGCGCTGGTATCAGACCGCCAAGGGCAAGCTGGTCATCTTTACCGCCCTGCTGCTGGGTGCCGCCTGGGTCATCGAGTATCTTGCCCCCGAGATCGGTAAGTGGGCCTTCGTTGCCGCTTGCTTGATCGGCGTGGCTCCGGTAGCGCAGCGCGCCTTTGCGGCGCTGCGGATGGGACAGCCCTTCACCATCGAAAGCCTGATGACGATTGCCGCCGTCGGCGCGCTGTTCATCAACGCAGCGGAAGAGGCGGCACTGGTGGTGTTTCTGTTCGCCGTGGGCGAGGTGCTGGAAGGCGTGGCCGCCGGCAAGGCGCGAGACGGGATCCGGGCGCTGGCCAATCTTGTGCCGAAGACGGCGCAACTCGTTACAGGTGACAGCACGCGCGAGGTTCCAGCCGCAAGCCTGTCTGTGGGCCAGACAGTCCTTGTCCGCCCCGGTGACCGGATTCCGGCCGATGGCGAGATCGTGGATGGCACTTCGGGCGTGGACGAAAGCCCGGTCACCGGGGAAAGCGTGCCCAAGACGCGCGGCCCCGGGGACGCGGTTTTTGCCGGCGCAATCAACACCGAGGCGGCCCTGCGGGTCAAAGTGACCAAAGGTCCCGAGGACAACACCATCGCCCGCATCATCCGTCTGGTTGAAGAGGCCGAAGAGGCGCGTGCCCCGACCGAACGCTTCATCGACCGGTTCAGCCGCTGGTACATGCCTGCCATCGTCGCCGTCGCGGCGCTGGTCATCGTGGTGCCACCGCTGGTCTTCGGCCAGCCCTGGGACACTTGGGTTTACCGCGGCCTTGCCCTCCTGCTGATCGGCTGCCCTTGTGCGCTAGTCATCTCGGTCCCCGCCTCCATCGCTTCGGCCATGTCCACCGGGGCGCGGCGTGGCCTGTTGATGAAGGGCGGTGCCGTGATCGAAGCGGCGGCGAAGGTGGATGTTGTGACCTTCGACAAGACCGGGACGCTGACGCATGGTCGCCCGCAGGTGACGGATCTGGTGCCGTTCGGGACGACCACCGAAGCTGAACTTCTGGCCGTGGCGGCAGGCGTCGAGACCGGCTCGAGCCACCCGCTGGCGATTGCGATCCTGAACAAGGCCAAGGACGCTGGCGTTTCTGCGCTGCCCTCGCAAGACGCAAAGGCGCTGATGGGCAAGGGCGTTGTTGCAACCGTGGGCGGCGCTGCGGCCTATGTGTCCTCGCCCCGCTACGCGATGGAGCATGGCGGGCTGGATGGCCTTGGCCTTCGGCAGGCGACGATTTTTGAGGAGGACGGCAAGACCGCGGTCGCCGTGTTTCGCGAAAAGGCCCCGCTCGGTCTGATCGCCATGCGGGACGAGCCGCGTGCGGATGCGAAAGACGCGGTGCGCCAGTTGACGGCGATGGGGGTGACTGCGGTCATCCTGACCGGAGACAACCCGCGCACGGCCGCTGCGATCGCCGGAGGCCTCGGCCTGAAGTTCGAGGCCGACATGCTGCCTGAGGACAAGCTTGCCTACATCCGCGAGATCGGAAGTAAAGGCGGCGTGATGATGATCGGCGACGGCATCAACGACGCCCCCGCGCTCAAACAGGCAAGCGTTGGCGTGGCAATGGGATCGGGGACCGATGTGGCGCTGGAAACGGCGGATGCGGCCATACTTCGTGACCGGGTGACCGACATTCCCGCCACGATCCGTCTGTCGCGCGCAGCAATGGCCAACATCCGCCAGAATGTGACCATAGCGCTCGGGCTGAAAGCCGTCTTCCTCGTGACCTCGGTCTTTGGTCTGACCGGCCTCTGGATCGCGATCCTCGCCGACACGGGTGCAACCGTGCTTGTGACGCTAAACGCCCTGCGTCTGCTGCGGTTTAACCCGGAACGCGAGGGCTGA
- a CDS encoding MerR family transcriptional regulator codes for MLTIGKLGEAAGVKVPTIRYYEQIGLLPEAERSSGNQRLYGRRAMEQLAFIRHARDLGFTLEAIRDLLSLSDRPDQSCAAADAIARAQLAEVESRLARLIALKAELERMVVQCAGGRIADCRVIEVLSDHSLCAHDHLSVPKSVDASLALPASTSSSN; via the coding sequence ATGCTGACTATCGGAAAGTTGGGCGAGGCTGCCGGGGTGAAGGTGCCGACGATCCGGTACTACGAGCAGATCGGCCTGCTTCCTGAAGCAGAACGGAGCTCGGGGAACCAGCGGCTGTATGGCCGCAGAGCGATGGAACAGCTCGCCTTCATCCGTCATGCGCGGGATCTGGGCTTCACGCTGGAGGCCATACGCGACCTTCTCAGCCTATCAGACCGCCCGGATCAGTCCTGTGCTGCCGCCGATGCCATTGCAAGGGCGCAACTTGCGGAGGTTGAAAGCCGCCTTGCGCGCTTGATCGCTTTGAAGGCCGAACTTGAACGTATGGTCGTTCAGTGCGCGGGAGGGCGCATTGCTGACTGCCGGGTGATCGAAGTGCTGAGCGATCACTCGCTTTGCGCCCACGACCATCTCAGCGTTCCGAAGTCTGTCGACGCAAGTTTGGCCCTGCCCGCCAGCACATCTTCTTCGAACTGA
- a CDS encoding c-type cytochrome, with translation MGKVTITLSALALIASAALVPALAQQGSPCCRDWWGPGWMGPGHMTPDGMGRDMWGWGMMGPGQQARMQRHWTYMNEGVPSAYRGARNPLRSTDETLAAGATLYAENCARCHGPTGFGDGEEGRSLTPSPALLNYLVQMPMAGDEYLLWTVSEGGKAFETAMPAFKDSLSEDQIWSIIAYMRAGFPSGQQ, from the coding sequence ATGGGCAAGGTTACCATAACATTGTCGGCACTCGCACTCATTGCTTCGGCAGCCCTTGTACCTGCCCTCGCCCAGCAAGGTTCACCGTGCTGCCGCGACTGGTGGGGTCCGGGCTGGATGGGTCCCGGCCACATGACACCCGATGGTATGGGTCGGGATATGTGGGGCTGGGGGATGATGGGGCCAGGCCAGCAGGCGCGGATGCAACGGCATTGGACCTACATGAATGAAGGTGTTCCCTCTGCGTATCGCGGCGCGCGCAATCCCTTGCGGTCGACGGATGAGACTCTGGCTGCCGGAGCAACACTCTACGCCGAAAACTGCGCCAGATGTCACGGGCCTACGGGCTTTGGCGATGGTGAGGAAGGTCGCAGCCTGACGCCGTCGCCGGCGTTGCTCAACTACTTGGTCCAAATGCCGATGGCGGGCGACGAGTACCTGCTTTGGACTGTATCAGAAGGCGGAAAGGCTTTCGAAACCGCTATGCCAGCTTTTAAGGATAGCCTGAGTGAGGACCAGATCTGGTCGATTATTGCCTACATGCGTGCGGGATTCCCATCGGGCCAACAATAA
- a CDS encoding FixH family protein translates to MRLFRIRCAALALALSSTTAYGGAEDFRFELVSTDHRVGSGAIVEVSLTDLRTGTPVEGAVIFATRMDMAPDGMETMTSPVTAMPAETPGNYRFATDITMAGGWRFSIAAKVQGEEETVEAQIDLKATP, encoded by the coding sequence ATGCGTCTTTTCCGCATTCGTTGCGCTGCGCTGGCGCTTGCCCTGTCCTCAACGACTGCCTATGGCGGCGCTGAAGATTTCCGTTTTGAACTGGTATCCACGGATCATCGCGTCGGGTCGGGCGCGATTGTCGAGGTCAGCCTGACGGACCTACGAACCGGCACGCCCGTCGAAGGTGCCGTGATTTTTGCCACCCGCATGGACATGGCCCCTGATGGCATGGAGACGATGACCTCTCCTGTCACCGCAATGCCTGCGGAGACTCCGGGCAACTACCGCTTTGCGACAGATATCACCATGGCCGGTGGCTGGCGGTTTTCGATTGCCGCCAAGGTGCAGGGCGAAGAGGAGACGGTCGAAGCTCAGATCGATCTGAAAGCAACCCCATGA
- a CDS encoding efflux RND transporter periplasmic adaptor subunit, giving the protein MVITLVAAGAGWAGLKAGEGGITLSGLQDLAQTQIALLAGQEVVTEQRSDATGPVIYWRHPDGLPEWSASEQQTADGRAFLPVLESEDISLGPAPDLPAEAAMVETGERTILYYRNPMGLPDTSPVPKQDSMGMDYIPVYDGEDSDDGSVTVSPGKLQRTGVRTAEAVLAPLAATLRAPGIVELDERRISVISLRADAFIETVADVTTGSTIAEGAPLVTLYSPEIAAALAQFLTDVRSEGRSREGARQRLENLGVPGEVIDRIATEGQTTVSIPIMAPRSGVVLERMAVEGMMSEAGDTLFRIADTSTVWVIAEVPEAALMEIAVGTEVRVSFRGLTDGPIPGRIDTIYPEIDMMTRTGKLRIELPNPDGRLRANMFAEVEIMLGGAPVVQVPEGAVIDTGDRQVVILDLGEGRFRPEPVTVGRKGDGMIEIVSGVGAGDIVVSSATFLIDAESNLNAALAALAAPGSTPEANP; this is encoded by the coding sequence ATGGTGATCACGCTTGTCGCCGCAGGTGCCGGATGGGCTGGCCTCAAGGCCGGAGAGGGTGGCATCACCCTCTCCGGCCTGCAGGATCTCGCGCAAACGCAGATCGCCCTTCTTGCGGGCCAAGAGGTTGTCACCGAGCAGCGCTCTGATGCAACCGGGCCTGTCATCTACTGGAGGCATCCAGATGGACTGCCCGAATGGTCGGCATCCGAACAGCAAACGGCGGATGGGCGAGCCTTCCTGCCTGTCCTGGAGAGCGAGGATATCTCACTGGGCCCCGCTCCTGATCTCCCTGCCGAAGCGGCCATGGTGGAAACAGGTGAGCGGACCATCCTCTACTACCGCAACCCGATGGGCCTGCCCGACACCTCGCCAGTGCCGAAGCAGGACTCAATGGGGATGGATTACATTCCCGTCTATGACGGTGAAGATAGTGATGACGGGTCGGTCACTGTCAGCCCTGGCAAGTTGCAGCGTACCGGGGTGCGGACGGCCGAAGCGGTGCTGGCCCCACTGGCGGCCACATTACGCGCGCCGGGCATCGTGGAACTGGACGAACGCCGGATCAGCGTGATCTCGCTGCGCGCAGACGCCTTCATAGAAACCGTCGCCGATGTGACCACAGGCAGCACGATCGCCGAAGGTGCGCCGCTCGTGACGCTCTATTCACCCGAGATCGCTGCCGCTCTTGCACAGTTCCTAACCGACGTGCGGTCGGAAGGACGGTCAAGGGAGGGCGCGCGGCAACGATTGGAAAACCTCGGCGTGCCGGGAGAGGTGATCGACCGCATCGCGACCGAGGGCCAGACGACAGTGAGTATTCCGATCATGGCCCCGCGCAGCGGCGTGGTGCTGGAGCGGATGGCGGTCGAAGGCATGATGTCGGAAGCGGGCGATACCCTGTTCCGCATCGCTGACACCTCGACCGTCTGGGTCATCGCCGAAGTGCCTGAAGCGGCGCTGATGGAGATTGCAGTAGGAACAGAGGTTCGGGTGAGCTTTCGTGGCCTCACGGATGGCCCGATTCCGGGCCGTATCGACACCATTTACCCCGAGATCGATATGATGACCCGCACTGGAAAGCTGCGGATTGAATTGCCGAACCCGGACGGGCGCCTACGCGCCAACATGTTCGCCGAGGTCGAAATCATGCTCGGCGGTGCACCCGTGGTGCAGGTACCAGAGGGTGCTGTGATCGACACCGGCGACAGGCAGGTGGTGATCCTTGATCTGGGTGAAGGGCGGTTCCGGCCCGAACCTGTGACCGTGGGGCGCAAGGGCGACGGCATGATCGAGATCGTCAGCGGCGTGGGCGCGGGCGACATAGTGGTCAGCTCTGCCACCTTCTTGATCGACGCCGAAAGCAACCTCAATGCGGCTTTGGCTGCCCTTGCAGCGCCCGGATCCACCCCGGAGGCCAACCCATGA
- a CDS encoding efflux RND transporter permease subunit translates to MIARIIEWSARNVLLVLFATVFTVAAGLWSLRTLPIDAIPDLSDVQVIVLTEYPGQAPQVVEDQVTYPLTSAMLTVPQSRVVRGFSFFGISFVYIIFEDGVDPYWARSRVLEYLNAAAARLPDGVTPALGPDATGVGWVYQYALKGENLSLAELRSLQDWVMRFAISGADGVSEVASVGGFVKQYSITVDPVRMRALGITLSEIGEAVAASNMDTGGRTVELSEFEFMVRGRGYLDGIADLEMVPIRAEGGVPVLLRDVARVEIVPDERRGIAELNGEGEVASGIVLQRVGANALDVIDNAKVEIETIARSLPEGVEIVTVYDRSNLILSAIETLRTTLLEESIVVALVTFVFLLHVRSSLVAIIMLPVGLLMAFTAMRALGIGANIMSLGGIAIAIGAMIDAAIVMIENAHKHLERAEPGKPRVEVLIEAASEVGPALFFSLLIITVSFLPIFALEGQEGRLFGPLAATKTFAMAAAALLSVTLVPALMVIFVRGRIVPEHRNPVNRALIAIYRPVIQWVLRARVFTITLALVALVATIWPARQLGSEFMPALDEGTMMYMPTTLPGLSVTKAAELIQMQDRIIRSFPEVETVFGKAGRALTATDPAPTEMFETIIQLKPKDEWREGVTMESLRLEMDAALQFPGVSNAWTQPIRARIDMLATGIRTPVGVKVFGTDLTEMEAVARQVEAVLRNVPGTTSAYAERVIGGYYLDIVPDRERLARYGLSIQDVQEVIAMALGAEAITQTVEGRERYNVALRYPAALRQDPEAIAQEVQVALPGGGTVPLGEVAAVERTRGATSIRTENGQLAVYIFVDIAGRDLGGYVAEAQAAVAGEVILPPGYSLGWSGQFEYLERAKARLAIVVPITLAVIFLLLFLNFRRLTETLIVMLSLPFALVGGVWLMWWMGFNTSVAVAVGFIALAGVAAETGVIMLIYLDHALAERRAEVARAGRPFTRADLDAAIMVGAVERVRPKMMTVVAIMAGLMPILWAHGTGSEVMSRIAVPMIGGMVSSTILTLVVIPAVYALIKGRGLAKAGDLANGGAVVKPMGQSLV, encoded by the coding sequence ATGATCGCCCGCATTATCGAATGGTCGGCCCGCAACGTGCTGCTTGTGCTCTTTGCCACCGTCTTTACCGTGGCTGCGGGCCTTTGGTCCCTGCGCACACTGCCGATCGACGCCATCCCCGATCTGTCGGATGTGCAGGTGATCGTGCTGACCGAATATCCTGGGCAAGCGCCGCAGGTGGTCGAAGATCAGGTGACCTATCCCCTCACTTCGGCCATGCTGACCGTGCCACAGTCACGCGTGGTGCGCGGGTTCTCGTTCTTCGGCATCTCTTTCGTCTACATCATCTTCGAAGATGGCGTGGACCCCTACTGGGCCCGCTCGCGCGTGCTGGAATACCTCAACGCCGCCGCAGCACGTTTGCCGGATGGAGTGACGCCCGCGCTTGGGCCAGATGCGACGGGCGTGGGCTGGGTCTATCAATACGCGCTGAAGGGCGAGAACCTGAGCCTGGCCGAGCTGCGGTCCTTGCAAGATTGGGTAATGCGTTTTGCCATCAGCGGTGCCGACGGCGTGTCGGAAGTCGCCAGCGTCGGCGGGTTTGTGAAACAATACTCGATCACCGTCGATCCGGTGCGGATGCGGGCGCTTGGCATCACCCTGTCCGAGATCGGTGAGGCAGTTGCGGCCAGCAACATGGACACCGGCGGGCGCACGGTCGAGCTGTCGGAATTCGAGTTCATGGTGCGCGGGCGCGGCTATCTGGACGGCATAGCCGATCTGGAAATGGTCCCGATCCGTGCTGAGGGGGGCGTGCCGGTTCTGCTGCGCGACGTAGCGCGGGTCGAGATCGTGCCCGATGAGCGTCGGGGCATCGCAGAGCTTAATGGCGAGGGAGAGGTCGCCAGCGGCATCGTGCTACAACGAGTGGGGGCCAATGCACTCGACGTGATCGATAACGCCAAGGTCGAGATCGAGACCATCGCGCGAAGCCTGCCCGAGGGGGTGGAGATCGTCACCGTCTATGACCGGTCCAACTTGATCCTGTCAGCCATTGAAACCTTGCGGACGACACTTCTTGAGGAAAGCATCGTCGTGGCGCTGGTCACATTTGTCTTCCTGCTGCATGTCCGCTCGTCGCTGGTCGCCATCATCATGCTGCCGGTGGGCCTCTTGATGGCCTTCACCGCCATGCGCGCGCTTGGCATCGGGGCCAATATCATGAGCCTTGGCGGCATCGCTATCGCCATTGGCGCGATGATCGACGCCGCCATCGTGATGATTGAAAACGCCCACAAGCATCTGGAACGGGCGGAACCCGGCAAGCCACGGGTGGAAGTGCTGATCGAAGCCGCGTCCGAGGTTGGCCCGGCGCTGTTCTTCAGCCTGCTGATTATCACCGTCTCCTTCCTGCCGATCTTCGCGCTGGAAGGGCAAGAGGGCCGCCTATTCGGCCCCTTGGCTGCAACCAAAACTTTCGCCATGGCGGCCGCAGCGCTCTTGTCAGTGACGCTGGTGCCCGCGCTGATGGTGATCTTCGTGCGCGGGCGGATCGTGCCGGAACACCGCAACCCGGTGAACCGCGCCCTGATCGCGATCTACCGACCCGTCATCCAATGGGTGCTGCGGGCGCGGGTGTTCACAATCACGCTCGCGCTGGTGGCACTGGTCGCCACAATCTGGCCCGCGCGGCAGTTGGGGTCCGAATTCATGCCCGCTCTGGACGAGGGCACGATGATGTACATGCCCACCACCCTGCCGGGCTTGTCCGTCACCAAAGCAGCGGAGTTGATTCAGATGCAGGACCGCATCATCCGCAGCTTCCCGGAAGTCGAGACCGTCTTCGGCAAGGCGGGACGTGCGCTGACGGCAACCGACCCGGCCCCTACCGAGATGTTCGAGACGATCATTCAGCTGAAGCCGAAGGATGAGTGGCGCGAGGGCGTCACGATGGAAAGTCTGCGGCTGGAAATGGACGCCGCCCTGCAATTCCCCGGCGTCTCGAACGCCTGGACCCAGCCGATCCGCGCCCGCATCGATATGCTGGCCACCGGCATCCGCACTCCTGTGGGGGTGAAAGTCTTCGGCACTGACCTTACAGAAATGGAGGCAGTCGCGCGGCAGGTCGAGGCGGTGCTGCGGAATGTTCCCGGCACCACCAGCGCCTATGCCGAACGGGTGATCGGCGGCTATTACCTCGACATCGTGCCCGACCGGGAACGGCTGGCGCGTTACGGCCTGTCGATCCAGGACGTGCAGGAGGTTATCGCCATGGCGCTTGGGGCCGAGGCGATCACTCAGACCGTCGAGGGACGCGAGCGCTACAACGTGGCACTGCGCTATCCCGCAGCGCTGCGCCAGGATCCCGAGGCCATCGCGCAAGAGGTTCAGGTCGCGCTTCCGGGTGGTGGCACTGTGCCCCTGGGCGAGGTCGCCGCTGTCGAGCGTACACGGGGTGCGACGTCGATCCGCACTGAGAACGGTCAGCTTGCCGTCTACATCTTCGTGGACATCGCGGGCCGCGATCTGGGCGGCTATGTCGCCGAGGCACAAGCGGCAGTGGCTGGCGAAGTGATCCTGCCGCCCGGCTATTCGCTGGGCTGGAGCGGTCAGTTCGAATACCTCGAACGTGCCAAGGCTCGGCTGGCAATCGTCGTGCCGATCACACTGGCGGTGATCTTCCTGTTGCTGTTTCTCAACTTCCGCCGCCTGACCGAAACCCTGATCGTCATGCTATCGCTGCCTTTCGCGCTCGTCGGCGGGGTCTGGCTGATGTGGTGGATGGGGTTCAACACCTCGGTGGCAGTCGCGGTCGGGTTCATCGCGCTGGCCGGCGTGGCGGCGGAAACCGGGGTAATCATGCTGATCTACCTCGACCATGCATTGGCGGAACGCAGGGCCGAGGTCGCCCGCGCAGGACGCCCATTCACCCGCGCCGATCTGGATGCCGCGATCATGGTCGGCGCTGTCGAACGGGTGCGGCCCAAGATGATGACGGTGGTGGCGATCATGGCGGGCCTGATGCCGATCCTTTGGGCGCATGGCACCGGGTCTGAGGTTATGAGCCGTATCGCCGTGCCGATGATCGGTGGGATGGTGTCGTCCACCATCCTGACGTTGGTCGTGATTCCGGCTGTCTACGCACTGATCAAGGGGCGCGGGCTGGCGAAGGCAGGAGACCTTGCCAACGGTGGTGCCGTCGTGAAGCCAATGGGTCAATCCCTGGTTTGA